The sequence GCCTGGCCACCTACGAGTTCTCCCGCGACCGCAAGAGCATGTCGGTTCTGGTCCAGGCCGGGAACAAGCAGGAGCTCTTCGTCAAGGGGGCGCCCGAGTCCATCATCGAGCGCTGCACCCACGCGCTGCTTGGGCGTGACGGCAAGAAGGTCCCTCTGGATCTCAAGATGCTCAATCTTTTGCTGAAGGAGGTGGTCAATTACGGAAACCAGGGCCTGCGTGTCATGGCTCTGGCTCGCCGCGATCAGGTCCCGAATGACCCCTTGCTTCGCACTGCCAAGTCTACCGCCGACTATGCCGCTCTGGAGCAGAACCTCACCCTTCTTGGTCTCGTCGGCATGCTGGATCCTCCGCGCCCCGAGGTGCCCGCTGCCATCCAGAAGTGCAAGGACGCGGGCATccgcgtcatcgtcgtcacgGGCGATAACCGCAacacggccgagacgatCTGCCGTCAGATTGGCGTGTTCGGTcccgacgaggacctgaCCGGCAAGAGCTTCACCGGCCGCGAATTCGATAGTCTCAgcccggccgagcagctcgaggcagCCAAGAACGCCTCGTTGTTCTCGCGGGTCGAGCCCGCCCACAAGTCGAAGCTGGTGGACCTTCTTCAAtccctcggcgaggtggttGCCATGactggcgacggcgtcaacgaCGCCCCCgcgctcaagaaggccgacaTTGGCGTGGCCATGGGCTCCGGTACCGACGtctccaagctcgccgccgacatggtcctcgccgacgacaactTTGCCACCATTGGCGTcgccatcgaggagggccggtcCATCTACAACAACACGCAGCAGTTCATACGGTATCTGATCTCGTCCAACATTGGCGAGGTGGTGTCCATCTTCCTGACCGCCGCGCTGGGCATGCCCGAGGCGCTGATCCCGGTCCAGCTCCTCTGGGTCAACCTGGTGACGGACGGCCTgcccgccacggcgctgTCCTTCAACCCGCCTGACAACGACATCatgcgccgccagccgcgcaagcgcgacgaggcgctcatcGGGGGGTGGCTCTTCTTCCGGTACCTGGTCATCGGCACCTACGTCGGGCTGGCCACCGTCGCGGGATATGCTTGGTGGTTCATGTTTTACTCGGGCGGGCCGCAGATCAGCTTTCATCAGCTGTCCAACTTCCACCGCTGCGCTGTAGACTTCCCAGAGATTGGGTGCGCTATGTTCACCAACGACATGGCCAAGTCCGGGTCGACCGTGTCGCTGTCGATCCTGGTCGTGATTGAGATGTTCAATGCCATGAACGCCCTCTCGTCGAGCGAGTCGCTCTTGACGCTGCCCATCTGGAAGAACATGGTCCTGGTCTACGCGATCGCGCTCTCCATGGCCCTGCACTTTGCCCTGCTCTACATCCCGTTCTTGCAGACGCTCTTTTCGATCCTGCCGCTCAACTGGGCCGAGTGGaaggcggtgctggccatCAGCGCGCCCGTCATGTGAGCACCCCGTGCCCTTCTCCCTTTTTGTCTTGACGTTTGCTAACCATAGTTCAGTCTCATCGATGAGGGTCTCAAGTCCATCGAGCGGGCGTTCTTCATCCAGAGCACCACGAGCACGAAGACCACGGTGcccaaggcgaagaaggagcAGTAGAGTAGACTATGCCTGGCGTACATATAGAGACGCTTTCCATGGCGGGCCACTTGGACATTGTATACTATAACAACAATACATACCCTGGGTTGATTTCTCTAGAGCGAGACCACACGATGCATGCTTGTCAGGCGGGTGCTTTCTTGTCATGTTGTTGATTTGAAATTGATCACCGTCTCGCGATGTGTATGGCATACGCATGCTCATATCCACCCAGCCCGACCTGCCCGCCCAAGGGTCTCATGCCgtccacccctccccctccaaaaAACGCCGACACACCCGTCTAATCCTGCCGCCCCTTCAACAGCCGCTTCGTCACCTTGTCCTTTTCAATGATGTAGACGTGGGCACCCCAGCCGGACAGGGCATCGCGGTCGACAGCGTTGAGCAGCGCCTGTGAGATGGTCTCGAAGAGCTCATCCGGGCCCTGGGGTAAGCGTGTCAGCAAGCATGCAGGCATCCCAGCCAGGCCAACAGGCGTCgccatcaccgtcatcatcataACGAAAGTGAAGGAAAGAAAACGACGGTCAAGCAAAGGGACAAGCTCACCAAATCCGGCTCCCACAGACTCTCGCACATGCCAAACAATTGAtccgtcgccgtcccgcTCACGATAAAGTCCTTTGCAAAGTCGATGCACCCGATGGAATCGAACCCGCAGATGAAGGGCTTGCCCGTCTTGggctccagcccggccaccACGGGGCTGACGAACCAGGGGCCGAAGCGGCGCTCGTAAAGCGAGCTGCTGACGAGGTTGGCAAACGTGCGCGGGGCGATGTGCCGCTCCTCCCGGAGGCGGTACATGTTGACCTTGTACCGGAACAGGTCCGACACGGTGGTCACGTCGGTGGCGAGGCCCGTcaggccgaggaagacgtgGTCGCCGTACTGGAAGATCTTGGGGAAGTTGTTGGAGACGGTGAgggcctgcaggccgaggcgcaggtcGCAGGCGATGGCCACGCAGTCCTTGCCGACCATGGCAAcgcaggcgccgccgtctgtggagggggtgggggaggggcgtgTGAGCATTGATCGTCCAAGCGGtcaggagaagaagaggatggggaggagacggagaggTGGTGGTTTCGTACTTATTGAGAAGGGGGATGGCTGTTCGTGACGATGGTTAGCGGGCAAGTCCGTCGTCGGGCACAGGGAGGAGCATGATTGCCGGTGGAATGCGGAACATACCATCTTGGAGATGTGCGGTTGCGGATGTGCTGTAGACGGCGGTTGTGATGGTCTAGGAAAGCGGTGCTCTCACTGGGGTCGggtagtaggtaggtaggtgggtaggtaggtgaCGGGTTGGggtggcctcgaggtggTGGGAACGCCGATGAATGGTTCCGGGTCGCTGGGGAGGGCCTTGGGATCGGTCGGCGAAGGGGAGTCTCGGCGTGGTTGGCGCTTGTTGCAAAAGAGGTCCGATGTGGAAGATGATTCGGGTCGTTCTCCAGGTTGTTTGGTGCCGGCCTGAACAACAACTGCAGCCTCTCTGGTCGCGATGGGGTTCCGTTGCGTTGGAGCTCCAGCAGCTAACAGGCTGAAGCAGCTGGCGCGGCTCTCCCGCCTGGAGGTCCCGGTGCTGGGATCCCAGGATTGGAAGGCGGTATGATGATTGTGGGCCCGCCTGGCTGTGTGGGGCTGCCCCTCCATGGGAGCGTCAACCCAGGCTCCAACCATCAAGGTggacggccagctccaggCCAACGCGAATGACGACTTGTCTGTTGCGTTCCACCAAGTTCGATGCCCTTGACTTCAAGTCAGCGGGACGTCTACGGTTTTGGCAACGCAATCCCGGGCCCTGTGAAATAGCCATCTATTGATCGTCCTTCCTAACGGCTGGAGCTTCAAGCACGGTCGCCGaacctctcccccgccggccgccgccgccgtccccatccccgccgtctGCATCTCGGTCTATCCCCTGCTCCAACAAGGCGTCCCGGTGTTTACCATCGAGCTTGACCTCCCTTCTGTGCTAGGTCACCCAAACATACCtatcaaaaaaaaaaatactGCTTGTCTGGAAAGACGAACGGCTCGTCGTCTCTACGCCATCCTTCTCATTTCGTAGCGCTCGATATTGAACCTTACGAGAACCCCATTGCCTTTCCTCCaacaccaaccccccccccccccccctcctaCCGCAATGTCCACACACGTGGAGGTCGTCGCAAGTGACCTGAGGCGAGCCAAAGTCAAGGTCACACCAGGCACATATATGGTCGACGTGCTAGGCGAAGCTTGCAAGAAGCTGAATCTGAACAGCGACAAGTATGAGCTCAAGTAAGTTGGAACCCCTCCGCCATCGTTTTCTGGCACTAGCTAATGACGTGGGTGCAGGTACAAGCAGAAGCTGGTCGACCTGTCTGGACCGTTTCGGACATCGGGCCTAGGTCCTGGCGCCAAACTCGAGCTCGTGCAAAAGTCCAAGAGCGCCTCCATCGTATCAATTGCCCTCGACGTGAACGGTCAGCGCTATGTCAAAAAGCTCCCGAGCGACATGACCCTGTGGCAAGTCATGCGCCAATTTGAAACCGCCGAGAAGAGCCTGATCATCACAGGGAGGGGAGTGCCCGTCGGCACGAACACTGGTCAGCTCTACTACGAAGCCCCTGTGGTGAACATTATGGGCCGCGAGTACTCTGCTTTGGAAGACCTGCAGAAAACGCTGTCCCAGTGTGGTGTCAACTCTGGCAGCATGGTATTGAGGGTTTCGTTCAAACAAAGCGAAAAGACCCTCTACGATGCGATGCAAGAAATCGGCCAGTACCTAAAGGATGTCGAGCCCGACCAAGCACCAGCCGTGGAAAAGACgcagccgccgtccagcTCAGGTACCGATAAGACTCCGACACACACCGCGCTCTCGGCAGAAACGTCGCGGTCAGAACCTGCGGCAGCAACTAGCACCAATGACGAGCAGGAACCAAGCACAGGCGGGAAACCGAGTACAGGGGGCagcgaggccatggacgttgactcccccctctctcctgCTTCTACGCCTGCGATTATCGATCCTCTCCAGCCCACCAACATCTTCTCGGCTCCCTCCTCGGCAacccccgtcgccgcgcacATCCAAGAAGACGATTCCATCTACGAACCCACCATCGCCCACGCTCAGCTCCGTCAGCAACAGCTGCAAAAACGAGCGCAAAACACTCGACTCAAATCGGACGAAGAACTCGCTgccgaagcggccgaggaagccgccaagctcgcccaAATCACCAAGGTCGAAGTCAAGATCCGCTTCCCCGACCAGACCTCGGCCGTGTGGACTCTTACGCCAGAGAAGACGGGCGCGTTTCTGTATCAGGCCATCCGCGGTGTCATGAGCCACCCGGAAGCGCGCTTCAAGCTCATCTTGCCCGGGCCCAAGACGGTGATTCACGAAGACGACAAGAGGTTGATCGCAGGATACAGGCTCAAGGGCCGCGAAATGCTGCACCTGTtgtgggaggaggatgtcCCACCCACCGTGCGGCGCGAGCCGTTCCTTCAAGGGAGCGTGGCGAGCAAGGCGAGGGAGATTGTAGTTCCCGAGATCCCGAAGGAGGGGCctgatgaggaggaggaagtcGTGGCTGGGCCGTCGGTCAAGCAGGCTAAACAGGATaaggggaggggcggcggaaGCTCGATGGACTCGGAAGCTGTTAAGAAGAAGTTGAGTCGGTTCCTGGGGTTGGGGAAGAAGTGATGGCAGGAATGGAGTAGTGTTGGGTTCGTTTGCGAAGGAAATAGGGCGTTTCGGTTGACGATGGAGAGGGCAAGCACAAACCACCGCCAGATCCTTTCTAGGCCATGCCATCTACCCACACCGGCCCCCTGAACCGTAAGAAATCGAATGGACGACCGACAATTCACCAAAGCTCTGCCGACACACAGGTGAAAATGTCACGATGCTTGTGAACACTGCCAATGGCATATGCCATTGTTGTATCCAAAATATCAAATACCTCAGAGTTTTTTGTTTTGTAGCATTGTAACTCGATGAGACAATACACTGTCGCCACAGCCAGGACCGTGTCCACCCGTCGAGCCATGCCCCAAGTTCCTGGGTGGGTTTAGTGACCGGCACGCCTCGACTCGACGATAACGCgctggagctcctcgaccttggccttggcccgTCCGAACGTCCCGAGCTGTATTATGGCACAAGAAAGCGTCAGCTTGATTCGCGACGCTGTTTATCCTCAGGCGTCGCGGGAGGATTGTGTAAAGCATCTCAGGCCAGGGCATACCTTGCGCTTGGAGTACTTGCGAGCGCGCTTGTCCTTGCCGTTGCGGAGAAGTTCGATGACACGGCGCTCGTAGGGGGCGAGGCTATTTGTCGCAAGGAGAAAAGAGGGAGCTTGGTATTAGCAGGAGATTTCGGGCAGGGCTCAGCTGTGCGATGGATGTGCATCCAATGTTGattcctccttcttctttgcGTGTTGTGtccctcctctttctcccgCCTCTCCGATTCTCCCTCGCGGGGAGATATTGGCGCTACCGCCACGGATATCGACCCGTCGTCGGAGCGCGGTAGACCATCCACCTCGTGCCATTTCTCATTCCTCTGGGTAAAAGAAAGGAAGATGGTTGCAAAACTCACCCGGCAACCTCCCTGACGATGCCCCGGACAAACTGCGTCCGCTTGCTCGCCTTGCCCTTCTGCTTTGACGGCAACGGCTTGGTGACGCGGGCGGTGGTTTTCTGTTAAACGGGTGAGATACCATCAAAGGCTAGCCTATCCAGGTTTGTTGGGAATTCCATTTCCCCTTTGCCGTATTTGCCATCTTTTCTGCTTCTCGCGCCTTGTTGGTTCCcccagagagagagagagagagatggagagaggggggggacagAGTCAGAGAGAGGTGGGAAAACAAAAGGAAACAACAGAACTGGGATTGAGGAGATGCTCGCTAGATACAGGCTTGGAGAACAACAGGAAGAGCAACAACGGCTACCTAGCACCGATCGACACGTCCGACCGACCTGGGAGAGATTCTGGATTGTGGGATGTATCATGGAGCCGCACGTACGTGGCCCTTGTTGAGACCTGAGGCAAGGCCCGTCTTCTCAGCCTTCTCGGCAGCCATGTTTATCGGGCGATCGGCGCTGGTGGGCCTggtcttgtcgtcgtcgttatCAAAGGGTCCCCGGTTCGTTGGGTCTGTCGCTGGCGCGGAAAGTGGAGATGTGGTTGATTTTGGAATCGACCAGGATCCTGTGGGTTTTGTGCTTTTGGGAAAGTTGTGGGGGTGGCTGGAGATATGAATATGTGGCTTGTTTTGATGGCCAATGTGTGGCGTTTCATAATGTCCTCGACCGACAAGCACCAAGGACATAGCAGAGCACATACAACAGTATATGACTTGCATAGTCACGATATCGAAATATATATACATCATTGTCGATTCCTAACGCCTCTTGACTTCTAACCTGTTTCGCACTTTCAGCCCCTCATGGCTTCCTCATACACGCTTGCATCCACAAACGTCTCCAACTCCGCTTTTGTAAACGGCCTCCTCCTGTCAGCTCTGGCGAGGTACTCATCTTCCAGTTGGATGAAATCGACCAGGTTCTTGTCCAACTTTCCCGGCCCCCACACGTGGTCCTCCCACACGCTTTGAAGGACAGGAACATCCACCTGGATCGTACGCGCCACAAAATCGTATACCTTATCCGGGGTATTTCTATACACGTCGTACGTTTTGTTCAGGGCGCGGACGTACCGTACAATCTTCTGGCGGGTTTGTGGATTGCGGAGCTTCTGCCGCGTCGAGTAGAGACCGTAGACAGAACGGTAAGCTGTAGCGTTTTTGAAAATGGCCGCGTTGTCGGTGCCCAATGCCCGGATTCCCAGCTCAACCGATGTTTCCCACATACCAATTGCATCGATGGCGCCGCTCCTAAGCCGCTCTGGTAACGTGTCGGCGCCACAGGGTGCGCGCATACAGTAATTAGCATAGACCGTGGTGTATCCATCCAATACGCCGACGCTCGCAAGCAGGCGATGCACAAAGACCTCGGCAGAAGTGGTCGGGATGGTTCCGATGCGCTTGCCCCTGAGGTCGGTGAGCTTGGTGATACCTGCGGCCTTGTTGGCAACAAGACGGTAGGTGACTTCAAGGATGATCCCGATGAGCCGTGGATCCCTGTTTTCAACATAGTTCTTGAGCCCCTGAGTCACAGCGTGGGCAGCCAGGTCGATGCTGGTGTTCTGCAAGCTGTGGGCACCCCCATTGATAACCGTTACGGCGTCGAGATCATAATAGTTGCTGGCGTATCGAAGCGGTGTATGCTCAATCCATAATATGACGCAGGCCACGTTCAAGGAGTAAACCAAGCAGGGAAAGACTGAAAAGAGGAGAACCAAACCCTCAGGAGCCCTCATGTTCTAAGATAAGCAAAGGCACGAGATTTGTGTCAGATGGCAGATATGGTCGGGCAAGGCCTGTTCTCGTGGCGGATCAGAGAGAACTGCTGATGTGTTGGTTGAAGGAAAAGCAAAAGAGATGCCAACGCGAACGAGCGACTAAATACTTGCTGGGAGCGTCTAGGGCTTACGAGGTCCTTATCAGGAGTTTTCCCCTCGGTGGGTATGTCAAACGGTCCCTTGGGCGGTGCCTAGACTGTACTTTGCTACGGCATCAGAGTAACAGGCGCCCAGATCGATCGAGTTCCAGGTAGCTGTGATCACGGAGCTTGGGCATGCCTGGGGCACGTCGATTCACTGAATTCTCCCGTCCGCATCGGCTGAACAAAAATGGTGCCTGGAAGACAAATGAACTGTGCATCGGCCATATTTGGCAGGTAACAGGCGAGACGAGGCAATTGTTTCTGGTTCGTGCTACATGAATACATTGTCACTCACTGCGACCAGCATCATAGATTACCGGTGTGTCTCGGCGTTAGCTGATGAGTTTCGCAGCTCCTATTCACCTACTCCGCATGAAGACCATGATGCCTACAGTCATTGGGCTAAAAGGAGTCCCGACCTCTTCGTCCTGGCTTAGGATTGTTTGGACTTTTGCCAGGTTCTTTGCCGGATCCGCTACCAACCACGCTTCCTGCCGTCAACCTGGCCCTCCGACTGCTCCTATGAACGCCGGCGCACCGTGGATGCGAAGACGTGATTCCGGAATAGCTACACCGATCCTTATTCTACAAGGCATACTCTGGGAATTGGAGCAAGCCCGTGAAGATATCAGGTTCCTTCATTGCACAATGCGCGCCATATTCCTTGACGACGGATAATACTATGGTTTTGGTAACTCCCCTGCTATGCTTGTGAAAGATAGGCCTGCGTTTCGAACAGTAGGCCTTCGTTTCAGTCAGCGCAACTAGACCTTATTAGATGAGGTATCTTGCTTCTGTCATTGAGCATGCATATTGTTTTGCAGCAAATAGCatttgccggcggcgccaacagGTATTCCACAGGCTTACTATTACTCATAAGGGTCATGTCGCACCCCAGCACACATTTGCTATTAATGTAATCCCAACCGTCTTGGTTCCCTTCGGGATAATAGAGGAGATACCTTGAATCTAACGTGCCTAGATCTAGAATGTTTTTGAGTATCCCTGACGCTACCCAACCCATCTGCCGACATAGGTGTTTAGTCACTCCATCTACCCTACCGAGTTATGTACGATAAGCTACCCAGTTTGTGGCTCAGACCCGAGACCTGCATTCCACCTAAGCTCTCGTCAGCAACACGCCATTTCCAATCATCATCCTTTTTCTGTAACATACACCTTCGGTTCTATGGGCTTGAATGACTGTCACATTATCATACTCTTCATAGGTATGTACATGAGTCTGCCGTCGCGAGGTCCTGGCACGAGATGGAGTCTCAGTTGCAGATCTAACTGGTAAAGGATGATCAACCTCCTGGACGAGCACTTTATCAACGCATGCTTATACTTTAGAGAGTTGGGTCGCCTTGGAAGGCCAGGCTTTAGGAGTCACTCGCTGTTATGGAACCGACCTCTAGCAGTAACCATAGGAGACGTATCTGATCTGTGTCGAGCAAAGCCAACCGCCTCCCTTCAAATGGTTTTATCAGGCACTTGTAGAATTGTCAAAATGTGATTGAAGGAAAACTCGGCATGGTTCGCCGTTGTAATCGAAATAGGTTCGGATTTGACCTCATGGTTCGTCGAAGCAAAACATTTACGAAGGGTTCTTCGTAACCATCCGCTGCTACTCGGCCGTTGCCGAAGTAGGGCTGGTAGTGAGCTTTTTGAAATCGAACCTTTTTGAGCAGTTGACTCTTTCGAAAAGATGCTGGAGCTCGGAGCTCGACAGTCTCTAATGCTGATGTCTTTTGTATGCATTCTATTGCTCCTACATGAAACGGTTTAAACCCCTCTTGTTTGGATTTATTTCAAGGTGCGTTGCCCAACATGTCTTTGTAAAACGCAACTAAGAATGAAAGGAAGGTCCCGTGATGGAAATGGGTTGAAAAGGACCCTTGGGGCTGGTAGGATTTAAAGTTTACTCTCCCTAGATTTCCGCATGTCTGCTAGATACCTGAAACCTACAACTCCTCCTTGAACCACATCACAGGCAGCTCCGAGATCTCATCCGACAACAACACTAACACGATGTTTTCCGTCAATCTCATGCTCGTCCTTGCGGCAATGACAACCCTCGCTGCGGCCGCAGTCCCTCAGTTCTGCCGCTACCCTGACGGCTTTACGGTCCAAAGCTTCGCGGTGTTTACTCCGAAGGACGAGAATGAGCCCACCGACATCAAGTTCCGCTACATCGACGAAACCACTCACCTCGATGTTAACTGTATCTACAATGGTACTCAGCCCAACATCAATTCCGACGGGGAGTTACCTCGCTACCTCTGCGACTTCAGGCACGTCCAATTTACCTGGGATGCCCGAAAGGGAAACCTAACTATGTTCGAGAGGCTGTGCTACCTCGAGGATCAGCAGTGAGTTGCCCACAGTTAACACACTGCCTTGGTCATGAGCGATGTTGACAGGAAATCTAGGAAGATGCATTACGATGCAATCGGCTGGGTCGAGCCGAAGCTTGACTGCTGCAAGTCAACGAACCCTGAGGGCATGCGGTGTGTGTCAACCACGGATGTTATCAGTGGCTTCTTTACCGACAAGGCAGAGTCGCCAGAGGTGGACAACATTTGATCAAGAATTCGGCACAAACGCTCCGATATGGAAAGGATTGGCACCCACGGCACCAGCAGGTCTTCACTGCAGAAGTGGAACGGGAAGAAGAATCTAAGGATGCCATGGATGAACTTGAAGAAACACTTGCAACACAAGCATGGCGTCTGAGAGGAGTCTTGTTATGTGAATCAGAGCATTGTCGTCAACGTAAACACTGCATTGTGCGTTTGTGACCTTCTTTGTAGTATAGACCTCGGAATGTCATCGCCCAGAAGTTGTAAACTTCCCAGTGATGAACGCTCCGCAAAGTCCCTTTGTATGGTCCCGTGAGCCGCATGGAAAGGGAGGTCCTAGGTTATTACTTTATGGATCCTCCATCAGATTATGCTTCACGCGACTGTGGAAAAGTTCCTTGGTACCCACAGACCCAACCCTTTGCCAACCACATGTATGGATTCAAGGGCAAAAGAACAAGTATGCCTTGCTGTGTAAGTACCTATTTCTCTGAGGTGTGCGGACGACACCAGTTTCCTGGGCAGCAAACCAGGAAACAAAGCCAAACGAAAAAAAAGTATGCATGCGGGCAAGATGATTGACTCTGAAGGGCCTCGGAATGCCCGCATAGTCGTGTATATAAACCTCCATCATGTCCGCCATGACTGCAGACACGGAACCTCCAACTTTTCTTCCAGTTATTCTTTCGTTGCCAGGCCGTGTtccaagaagaacaagatcATCATATTCCACTGCACTACCGGCATGTTCCACTTCCCgctcatcctcgccctcatGGCCATGGCAAGCCTCGCCACGGGCGGCCTTGCAAATCCGCTTTCGTCCCACAATGCCACCAACTCAGTCCACGAGTGCCAGGCATGCAAAGTACCCGAGAACGGATTCTATATCCGCGATCTCCAGACATGGACTCCGGAGGGAGCTCCCACCTTCGCCCACTTCCGCTACGTCCGCTGGATCGATGACTTCACGCGCCTCCATACTGAATGCTATGGATGGGACATGAACATCGCACATGAGTGGGACCCGGGTCGCTTTGTTTGCAGAAACAAGCACATCCACTTCGGTTGGAATGTCCAAAATGGTAGCCTCACCCTGTACGAGAGGCTTTGTCCCAACGAGGACCAGGAGTAAGTCACGGGTAACCATATAACGAAATGTTCGCCTTAATCCGTGCTAACAGGAACGTTAGGACGTATTACGACGTGGTTGGCCTGGTCAAGCCGGACAAGATTGAATGCCACAAGGAGAAGACGCCCAAGGGAACACGCTGCTATGCGTATCCAACCACTATGGAGGCGCGGTTTACCGACAAGAGGGTGTCCCAGGACATTCCCGAAGATCTGATCAAGGCATATCAAGACGCGCAGAGTCAAATCTAATTTTGGGGAATGTTAGAGTGGAGATGGGCACTCAAGGGCACCCGTTCATCATCGGGGCTCAAGTCTGACAAGCGATGAGTTTCGGGATGGCGATACTGAGCGGGAGTTTCCAATGAAatggaaggggggaggggagaaagGGTTCGTTAGAGAGACTCCAATGAAGATGTAGAGTGCCTTTTCATGCAATACGCAATGAAGTCTA is a genomic window of Remersonia thermophila strain ATCC 22073 chromosome 1, whole genome shotgun sequence containing:
- a CDS encoding 60S ribosomal protein eL36; amino-acid sequence: MAAEKAEKTGLASGLNKGHKTTARVTKPLPSKQKGKASKRTQFVRGIVREVAGLAPYERRVIELLRNGKDKRARKYSKRKLGTFGRAKAKVEELQRVIVESRRAGH